One genomic segment of Lytechinus pictus isolate F3 Inbred chromosome 18, Lp3.0, whole genome shotgun sequence includes these proteins:
- the LOC129281243 gene encoding alpha-(1,3)-fucosyltransferase 11-like encodes MDSREALVRQRKNVQSDKGKTSVDSHQTEPAKKDHGKEDLIQDDDAVDGVDWKCGMVILLLVFAIVFLGSMTLGSRFALPISLFSRANVNDQPMGQMEQKSNPMFRDQKPSESRSFLQGHDDSHVWEANDDEISMDEILEHSKDQRINGKAKLKEDVPKIELDKPTILWWTDSLFPHAHRGHISEINCGEHTCLSTSDKKVLPDPLTRGILFYGTDFRTYEAPLPRKPWHEWALLHEESPMNNYALVHGMRLFNHTATFKRISDYPITTHSLTNLEYLTERKPVPIEVKNRLRKNKFAPILYVQSHCDVAADRDRFVKELMKHIKVDSYGQCLNNKKIPEHLSDPVDSMESEQFYDFISKYKFHLAFENAICDDYITEKFFRPFHVGSVPIYKGSPSAQDWAPSKKSFINVDQFDSPEQLAYFIELLDTNDDIYLDYLSFKERGITNKALLVNMNDRDFAINEWNRHSFISGFECHVCKKISERYKAELDPSRPAPEKKMGDNSHMGCPPPEPSVGDIADIPAIDGIHNWIQDYWGMRDQVVALEEMIKNGEKDSSKLFEFMEKIYYDNDNHQP; translated from the exons ATGGATTCAAGGGAAGCACTAGTAAGACAAAGAAAGAATGTCCAATCTGACAAGGGTAAGACGTCTGTTGATTCTCACCAAACTGAGCCAGCTAAAAAAGATCATGGGAAAGAAGACTTGATTCAAGATGATGATGCTGTCGATGGTGTAGATTGGAAATGTGGGATGGTAATTCTGCTTCTCGTATTTGCGATTGTGTTTTTAGGCAGCATGACTCTTGGATCTAGATTTGCCCTTCCAATCTCTCTATTTAGCAGAGCGAACGTGAATGATCAACCAATGGGACAAATGGAACAGAAATCAAATCCAATGTTTCGGGACCAAAAACCAAGTGAAAGTCGTTCGTTTCTTCAAGGTCATGATGATAGTCATGTCTGGGAagctaatgatgatgaaatctCAATGGATGAAATTCTGGAGCATTCCAAAGATCAGAGGATAAATGGAAAGGCGAAATTGAAGGAAGATGTCCCGAAAATCGAGTTGGACAAACCCACAATTCTCTGGTGGACTGATTCTTTGTTTCCCCATGCTCATCGAGGTCACATCTCAGAAATTAACTGTGGAGAGCATACTTGCCTGTCAACAAGTGATAAAAAGGTGTTACCAGACCCACTGACAAGAGGCATTTTATTCTATGGAACAGATTTCAGAACATATGAGGCGCCTCTCCCGAGAAAACCGTGGCATGAATGGGCACTCCTTCACGAAGAGTCGCCAATGAACAATTACGCCTTGGTTCATGGGATGAGACTTTTTAACCACACAGCAACTTTCAAAAGAATATCAGACTACCCGATCACAACGCATTCTCTTACAAATCTTGAATATTTAACTGAAAGAAAACCTGTTCCGATTGAAGTAAAGAACAGATTacgaaaaaataaatttgcGCCAATTCTCTATGTGCAGTCTCATTGTGATGTGGCAGCAGACAGGGATAGATTTGTCAAGGAGCTTATGAAACATATCAAGGTTGATTCGTATGGTCAATGCTTGAACAACAAGAAGATTCCCGAACATCTGAGCGATCCTGTTGATTCAATGGAATCTGAACAGTTTTATGATTTCATCTCAAAATACAAATTCCACCTTGCTTTTGAAAATGCCATCTGCGATGACTACATCACCGAGAAGTTCTTTCGACCATTTCACGTCGGATCTGTGCCGATCTACAAGGGGTCCCCTTCAGCCCAAGATTGGGCTCCAAGCAAGAAATCATTCATCAATGTTGACCAATTTGACTCCCCGGAGCAGCTTGCTTACTTCATCGAACTCCTAGATACAAATGATGACATTTACTTAGATTATTTATCATTCAAGGAAAGAGGTATCACCAACAAGGCTCTGTTAGTTAACATGAACGATCGTGACTTTGCAATCAATGAGTGGAATCGGCACAGCTTCATCTCAGGATTTGAGTGTCATGTTTGCAAGAAAATATCTGAGAGGTACAAAGCAGAGCTAGACCCTAGTCGGCCTGCCCCGGAGAAGAAGATGGGAGATAACTCTCACATGGGATGTCCTCCACCCGAGCCATCGGTCGGAGACATTGCAGATATACCTGCAATTGATGG GATTCACAATTGGATACAAGACTATTGGGGAATGAGAGACCAGGTGGTGGCACTGGAGGAAATGATCAAAAATGGTGAAAAAGACTCATCAAAACTCTTTGAATTCATGGAGAAAATCTATTATGACAATGACAACCATCAGCCTTGA